The DNA region AAAATCAAGATGCTGAGGAATTGGCTGCTTTGTACGCACTCGATGTTTTGGAGATCGAGGAGCGCGATCAAGTGCGGCAGGCGATCGCCGATTCTGATGACTTTGCTCAGACGGTGAGTGATCTATCGGACGCCGCGGCGGCGATCGCATATGATCTGCCCTCCATCCCCATGTCAGATACTCTTAAAGGCAGACTATTCCAGCGGATTGCCCAAGATACGGTTAATGCTGACTCTGAACTTTATCGGCTACTTCGACTGTCGATTGATGAGCTGAAAAAAAAGAGCGAAACGGTGACTTGGAAACCAATGTCGGGGAATACAGCAGACGCTTACACCGCAACTCTAGAAACGGATGAAGTCCATCAAAAAGTTGCGTTGTTCGTGAAGGCAAATCATGGTGGTCATTTCCCTATGCATATTCACGATAGCGGCGAAACGTTGCTGATGTTAACAGGTGATCTCATCATTGATGGTCTCACCTATACAGCGGGCGATCGCATTGACTCAACAGAGAAATCTATCCACCAACCAGAAACGCTAAATGGTTGTCTGGTACTTTGTATTTCTTCTCTCAATGATGCACTCATCTAGCGTAGTGCTAAAGCGTCGCCCCTATCTTTTACTCTGTTTCATCCTTTAGAAGCGAATGTTGGAATCGCGCACGATCTTAAATTCGATCTCTTGAAGAACCGCTGGATCAACTTTTGTGTCGGGGTTTGGAAAGACGAGAGTTCCTTCTTCACCGACTTTAGCCGTCGCTAATTTTAGTTTGACATTCGCATCGACAAGCTTAAAGTTTTTGACATTGGCAATAGACTCGATGGTGCGGTTAATTAAGCCAGTCCCTTCTTCGGGAGTGAGAGCCTTGAGCGATGTTTCGCCTGTTTGGGATTGCAGACGTTTGTTGGTCGCTTCGAGCTGACTATTTTGACGTTTGAGAGTCGAGAAATTTTTCTGCAGATCCGACAATTCGAGTTTGAGAGAATTGAGTTCTTTTTCGGTGGTACTGGCACTTGTTGAACGTTGACGCAGAATTTTTACCTCTTGTTCGAGGTTGGCGATCGCCTCACTGAGCTTACGATTTTCCTCTGATAGCCCCTCAATAATCTGCTCAGAATCTTTAGAACGTACTGTTCTTTGGGGTTGGAGATTGCGAGGTTGGAAGCTACGGGATACAAATTCTTCAGGCATGGTTTTAAACTCCGGTTAGAAAAAAATTGAGATCGAAAATAACGGCTAAAAATTTAGCGCTCGGGAATATCGATGGGGCGATCGTCTAGTTGCAAACTGCGCAATGTTGTTTTGTTGGTCGGATCCTTCACATCTACAAGCCAACGATTTTTGGCAGCGACATAGGACACATCCACATCCAAGTCCCCAAAAATATCCTTTAAACGCGAGACATCAGCTTTGGCCAGAACTTCTTCTTTTACCTCACTAGGTTTGCGGGCGGGTGGACGAACCTCTTCATCGGGAATGGTCAGAAAACGAGCGCGAATACTCGATAAAGCACCAGCATTCAGACTGCCAAGTTTGTCGAGGTCACCGCTAATCGGCTGGATATTCACCACACCGTCATCATCCTCATCGATCATCATTTTTAGATCGACTTCGATTTCACTGACCGCTAACCCTGTCTGCAAATTGTTCAAACCTGCCGATTGTTCTAGAGCGGCAGCGTTAATTTGGTTTTGGGCTTGCAAAACAGATTGACCAAATTCGCTCAGTAGTGAATCAATATTCATCTTAGCCATTGGTTTCTTCTCCTGCCTCAGCGGTTGTTGTACTTTCAGTTTGATTAATGACATCAAGAGCCACATTTAGGCGAGAAGGAGGTGGCACAGGGGTCAATTTCACTTTCATTTTGGTGGAAATTTCGACGTTGCGATTTAGCTTGCGTTGGGTCTGTAATGCTTTCGTTGCGGCATAAAGTAAGGGTTTGGATTTGACGGTGCCAGAGGTGTCAACTTCCTCAACGACTTTGAGATCCATTGCCACTTCCACTGTCGCTTCGGAAAATGCGAAAAAGGTGGGTAATACACCCAGTTCTAACAGACTCACTTCGACAGGGGGGGATTGTTCGTAACTAACGTCGCCAGATTCGCTAACGGTTTGCTGAATGCGAGGGACAACGGCGACCCTTGTTTCGGCTAATTCTTGGAGTACCTGTGCGGAAGATAAATCAAGGCGAGCTTGACCTTCGGCGACGGATTCGGCAAGTTGGGTAATGAGATCTCCGAGGGCGGCACCTGCTAATTCTTGCCCGGAGTTATTGATATTGCGGGGGGTGAGATTAAAGGCCATGGGAGCTGGCAACCTCCATTAAATTCCGTGGGATAGGGATGGTTTGGCATAATCGGTCGGGAACTCAGCACTCCCTTGGGCGAAAAGCTATTCGTAGTCGATCTATTTGGATCTATACGTGCCATGGCGATCGCCCGAAGTACTGACTGTCCTAACCTTAAAAATCAGAAGCGAATAGACTTAAATCAGACCTATTCTCCGTCCGCTGGGCGATTATCCACAATGATCAGTTGTGGTTCCAGACGCGTTGGCGGGGGAACGGGAACAAGCTTGGTTACCATACGGCTTGTGCCGTTTACTTCCTTACCGAATTTACGGTTGTGGGATACCTCAGCTTTGATCGACGCGCTCCACATTGCGAAGCCTGCCTTTGCCTCAGCCGTTACTTTGACATTCGTTTCGCGGCTAGTTGTCGTCTTGATGTCCATCTTGACTTCGATTGTTGCCTCAGAAAACTGATAGAACGTTGGCATTAAACCAACTTGCAACAAAGAGACGTCAACCGGATCGGCTTGGGTGTAGCTCACCGTGCCATCTGCGGCGATCACTTGCGTGACACCGAGCACGATCGGAATTTCCGTCTCCGCCAAAATCGTTGCCGTTCTGACAGAATTGCTATCCAAAGCTGCCTGAGCATTCGCGATACCCATCGCGAGCTTGGCAACCATATCCGGCAAAGGTACATCTAGTAGTTCTTGTCCAACACTTGCCATAATGAGTTCCTCAATATTTCATGGTCATCGTTGGTAGATTCACGCCTGAGAATTGCCATAGAGCCGTTGGAAGGCTAGAAATTTCTCTGGTTCCAGAAAAACACTGCCCACAAAAGTAATACCTGGCTCTTGCTTCAATCCCATCCCCAACTCGTACGGCAACTGCGCCACAATCCAAGTTGTACTTTGGATCGTCACTCTGCCACCACAGCGATTGACTAAGCCAAGGGCATAGGTAATAGGACGGGAAGATTTGATGAGAAAGAGATGTTGTTGATCGGAATCTGGTAGAGCAAGGTTAACTTCTGCACCAAAGCTACGCGCAATGTCATTTGTCATTTTGTCTACCGTTTAACTCTCTTTGCTTTTAGACTCTACGAAGCACAAAAGTGACATCAAGGATATTCTTTTAAGCTTAAATATTTCGCAATAAAAAATGTTTTTCAACCAATTTTTTTGATGTAAAAATGCTTTTTAGAGAATTGTGACGGCAAAGTCTTAAACTCTTGAAACATATGCCCTGTGAAGATCTCATGAAAAACCTACGCCATTATGCGTACAAAATATTGAAATCAGGATAATTTAATGGTTGTTCATAAAGAAAAGGTGAGTTTTAGAAGTTCCCACGTAGTAATAAAAATATAGTTCCTTTAGAATATGAAGTTTCTTGTTTTGTTCTTGCTGTTATCCGGAATTTTTATTTGTAGATTGTAGGGCGGCAGAGAAATGTTTAGAAAAAGAGAGTTTTACTTGATTGCTTTATTTAGAGGTTCACTTTCTATAGATTCTGATTGTTGAGACAATTTCTGCTTTTTTGTGTTAATTAAAAGAGCTTGGAACTTAGCTAAGTGAGTATTTGATCCCAATGTCAGTTTTTGGTGCTGGGGCGATCGCCTGGTCTCTGAGAAGATCGATATTGAGTGGAAGTCGGTAATAACTTTTAGGCCATTGGCTGGTTGGGAATAAGGGATCCATCGCTAAACTGATGGGCAGTGGAAATTTAAGTAGAGAAGAGAATGACTATGTATGAGTACAGAGTGGTGAGCATTTTAAAGATCGTTGATGGTGATACTGTTGACCTCAATATTGATCTGGGTTTTTCCTTATTTAAAAATGAACGCTTTCGCGTCGCAGGGATTGACGCTCCAGAATCTCGGACGCGAGATTTGGCAGAAAAGCGTTTGGGTCTAGAGGCGAAAGACTTTGTCCAGCAGCGGTTAGAGACGGCTGAAACAATTGTGGTTCGCACAGAGAAAGAAGATAAATATGGTCGTTATCTGGGATGGCTCTATCTCGACGGTGAAGAGACTTCTCTAAATGAGCAAATGATTAATGATGGCTATGCTTGGGCCTATGATGGCGGACGCAAAAATAAGGATTTGGCCGCGCTAGAACAACGCCGCCGAGAACTCGGCACTTGGATTGAAGCTAATAATCCAGAATAGCCAACAAGTTTTTTGAATTCCGGGTCGGGCGATCGCCCTTCTAGCATTCCAATAGTTTTTCGAGAAAAATCGCTTTACCGTAAGTCAAGCTTAGACCGTATGACTTCTTGCAAAAGGTCAATTGTAAAACTGGTGGCTACAATCTTGAGTCTAGTCGGGTCAACCTATCCAGATTTTCGGCTATATTTCTACTGGTCGTGATGACTTATAGCCTAGCCCCTATTACAGACAATCTTCTTCACGATAGCTGTTGGAAACCTTACTTGTATGCTTTGCTTCGAAACAACGGCGCTCTAATCCTCGTTATAGTTCTTTTACTCTTGGATTAGCTCGCTACGGATACCAATATATTCATCCACTTTTAACAGACTTGGCTCATCACTTAATTGCCACTAAACCTCATAAGTGGTTCTATTTCCACAGAGGTTTCATCGCTCTATCCCACCTCCAGAACACTTTCTAACCTGCTTGTCATCCCTTGAGCAATAAAAGTTGGGAAACTGGATGATATTTAAGATGTCTCGGCATTATCTGGAAGAACCTTGCTGACTGTTGAGGGTGAAGAAAAAACTGGCTCCTTCATCAATAATTCCTTTGCACCAAATTTTGCCTTTATGGCTTTCGATAATACGTTGGACTATTGCTAATCCTATACCTGTCCCAGAAAAATCTCTTTGATGATGGAGTCGCGTAAAGGGAGCAAATATATTGTCTTGCTGTTTTGCAGAGAAACCAACGCCATTATCACGGATACAAAAATTGCCGTCTTCGAGCTGGAAAAATTCAATTTTAGCCAGCTCTTTGACACTGCTATATTTCCAAGCATTACCCAAAAGATTTTCAAAGGCGATTTTGAGGAGACGACGATCGCCTGAAACAGTTAACTTTGGTTGAATCTCAAGCTGCACATGACGATCTGGATCTTGAACTTGGAGCTGCTCAGTAATGCTTGTGGCGATCGCACTCAGATTAACGGTTTTAAATTCTAATTCGAGATCACGATAAGAGACATTAGCTAGGCGCATTAGATCACTAATCATTTGATCCATTTCTTGACCTGCATTACCAATGATTTCTAATGCTTCTCCCTGCTCATCAGGGGTCATATCATCATCAACTAATAGTTCACAAAACCCTAATATTCGTGTTAAAGGTCGCCTTAAATCATGGGACACCATATAGTTGAATGCTTCAAGATCTTTATTGAGTATTTCTAGTTCTTGATTACGTTTTTTTAGGTTTCGTGTTGTGTCTAAAAGCTTAAGTTGATTATTAACTCGTACGATAACTTCATAGATATCAAATGGTTTATTGATATAGTCTACGCCGCCCGCTGAAAAAGCCTTTGCTTTATCAAGTACATCATTAAGAGCACTGAGGAAAATAACTGGAATATGGGCCGTTTCTTTGTTTGCTTTAAGCTGTGTGCACACCTCATAGCCATCTAGAATAGGCATTTTTATATCTAATAAAATCAGGTCAGGAGGATCAACTGCGATGGCTTGGAGTGCTTGTTGACCATCGAGTACACGACGAACTTCATGCCCTTCTTCACGGAGAATTTCAAAAAGTAGCTGTAGATTCTCTGGGATATCGTCAACAATTAAAATGTCTCCAGTGTATTCGGTGCGAAAAGGGCGCATCATAATGATTCGATGTCATTAATGAGTTTATATTGAGCGTATTCCAGAAAAAATAGGTGAAAATGTATTGCCAAGTATCGGATCGGGACTAGAGATATAACAAATATTTTAGGTCTAATATACTTAATGATATTTTCTAGCAGTAAAACTTTTTCTTTGGTGGGCACCATTACTTATAAATATTAATCGTTTAATTAAATTTCCTAAGGGTTAGTTTAAGTAGATATTAAGCTTAAGAAATTGCTTGATGAGATATCTGAGTATCCTCGTATTGGCAGCTCTATTGATATATTTCTCTCCCGTCCATTTAACACCAAGATACTCCATCAAAACAAATGAAATTTTCGAAATAGTTATTTTGCTACTTCTAGAATAGGTTTTTTGCTACTTCTAAAAAGGTGCATTTCGACACATTTTTACCCATTCTTTAGTGCTTGGATGTATGAGTTCTATCGCTGTTGCATGTAAATGGAGTCGTTGTTTTTGATTGGGTTGCTTGCTATAAAGGCGATCGCCAAGGATAGAATTATTTAAACCTTTGGGGTGAGCGCAGTGGACACGAAGCTGATGAGTGCGCCCAGTAATAGGTTTGAGTTCAACTCGATTTTTGTGGATCTTTTTAAAGTGAGTGCAGCAAGATTTTCCTCGGGCAAAATCAACTTTTTGATGGGGGCGATCGCCAGGATCAGACCATAAGGGTAACTCGATGGTCCCTTCTTTTTGTTGCAAAGGATTTTCCAGAATAGCAGTGTAGAGTTTTGAGATTTGGCGGTGACTAAATTGCTCTTGTAAGTGTTTTTGAGCAGCGGAAGTTTTGGCGAAAATCACTAAACCTGAGGTGTCTTGATCGAGGCGATGGACTAAATATATTTCTGGATAGTCGCGCTTTAAACGACTAAACACACTATCGTAATGGTGACTGCTACGACCAGGTATTGTGGCTAGGCCAGCAGGTTTATTAATCACCAGAATTGTGTCGTCTTCAGAGACGATTTCAAGGGGCAATTCGTCGGTTTGAAGAAGGCTTTCAAAAGATTTTTGGTCAAGACCGGACAGCAGAAATCCCATAATCGGTCGGCATCTTTCTTCGCAGGCGAGATAAAATTCGCCGCCGACTTTGTCATTAAGGTTTTTACCCCACCAAAATTCCGCTAAGGCTAAGGGTTTGAGTTGATGTTTTGCTGCATAATTGAGTAGTTTTGGGGCGCAACAATCCCCTGTTCCCGTTGGTAAGCCTTGAGTTTGCGGCACAAGATCGGCGATCGCCTGAGCATTCCCCGCAAAATTCTTGAGTTGATAGACGCGGTGCATTTGCTTTTGCAGATTTCGAGATAGCTTGCGACGACGTATCCGTAATTGTTCGATTTCACGATCTGCTTTTTTCACAATTTGTTTTAGGTCACCAATTTCCTTATCCCGCTGACGCTTCAGGTGACGTTTTTCTGTACTTTCATCAAAGCTGAGATCATTTAAATCCCTAATTGCTTGCCTTAATGCTTCCCCCTGCAATGTCCGCTGATATTCTTCCCGTTGCCGCTGACGTAATTTTTTGCTGTGGCGATATTGTGCATTAAATTGATCGATTTTGCTTTGCCATTGAGCTGCCAATTTTTTATAGAGAGGACGTTCTGGCATTTTTTCCAACTCTGCAAATCTGACACGAATTTTTTGTAATTCTGCCAAAATTTCCTGTTCCTCTAGCAACATGCGATCGCCGCCATCAATAACAGGGACCCAACCAGGGACATTCTTTTGTCCGTGGAAAAATCCTGAAAATGCCTTGAGATAAAATTTTTTGCCTACGTGATTTTCGACGATCATTACCCCGTACATTTTGCCTTTGAGATTATGGCTAGGGTCTTGGGCGAATTCTTTCATCAACTGACGTGACAACCACTCCGCATGGATCGTACGAGGCAACCGCGCATAGACTTTCGTCATCGGGCAAACACCTTCATACCAATCTGTCACCCCATCTTCTAGCTCAGGTTCAATAAAAGTATGGAGTTCAGTAGTCATTGCCAATTACAAATCAATTCGTTTCGGGAAATCTACTGTACCGCGATCGCCTGCCAGTTTTAGCTCAAGAGGTTTAAAGGATTTGTATGGCTCATCAGTTGTAAGTCTGTTTCAGAAATGCCAGCTGTCTCTAATTGATCAAGAAAGGCTTGGTAACCCTCAATAGGTGAAGGTGCCTGCGATCGCCCTAAATCTGTACTGAGGACAAAATGTTCTGCGCCAATCGTTTTAATGGCTGTAACCATCGCGTCAAACGGCACATTCTCCCAAGCGTCATGATCCGCCTCATCCGCGTTTTTTCCTGCCAAAGTATTAGAATAAGTGATTTCTAAAAATGCACCTTGGTCTGCGAGGATCTGCATTTGTTCTAGGGTTAATCCTGGCACAGTCGCCATCGCGTGGGTCACTAATATTTTCTCAACGCCTAATTGTTTTGCGCCATGCACCACCACCAAAACTTCTTTTGGAGAGACATCTCCTGTGCCTAACACCAAATTGTTTTCTGCGATAAATTCCAGAATCGATTTTGTTTGAGATAACAGGCGATCGCCCCGCGTCACTCGTAGGCCACCTTTGCCTGTATTAAATGTTTTTCGATGGTAGGCTGCATCGATCGTGGGTAACCACACAATTTTGCCACGTCCTTCACCGAGCTTTGCCATCACTTCGACTGCTTTGGGATTAATGCCACCGACCGCTTCATTTAGAACAATGCCCCCGTAAACCTCAATACTCGGAACTGTTTTATGAGTAAGGATGGCGCGATCTGCAGTGGAAGTCACATGATTTTTGAGGACAATGGCTTGCATTTTTGCCTTAGCAGCTTCTTGTACGAGTTCAATATCGTCGTACAATCGCTCTCTTACATCTGGAGCCGAATGCACATGGAATTCGACAGCGCCTTCTAACGTTGCGGCGGCTGCATAATTGCCAAAACACAGTCCATAGGCGATCGCCACATAACCGAATA from [Leptolyngbya] sp. PCC 7376 includes:
- a CDS encoding cupin domain-containing protein, which produces MSSNPIFPDKNQDAEELAALYALDVLEIEERDQVRQAIADSDDFAQTVSDLSDAAAAIAYDLPSIPMSDTLKGRLFQRIAQDTVNADSELYRLLRLSIDELKKKSETVTWKPMSGNTADAYTATLETDEVHQKVALFVKANHGGHFPMHIHDSGETLLMLTGDLIIDGLTYTAGDRIDSTEKSIHQPETLNGCLVLCISSLNDALI
- a CDS encoding DUF2589 domain-containing protein, which produces MAFNLTPRNINNSGQELAGAALGDLITQLAESVAEGQARLDLSSAQVLQELAETRVAVVPRIQQTVSESGDVSYEQSPPVEVSLLELGVLPTFFAFSEATVEVAMDLKVVEEVDTSGTVKSKPLLYAATKALQTQRKLNRNVEISTKMKVKLTPVPPPSRLNVALDVINQTESTTTAEAGEETNG
- a CDS encoding thermonuclease family protein: MSILKIVDGDTVDLNIDLGFSLFKNERFRVAGIDAPESRTRDLAEKRLGLEAKDFVQQRLETAETIVVRTEKEDKYGRYLGWLYLDGEETSLNEQMINDGYAWAYDGGRKNKDLAALEQRRRELGTWIEANNPE
- a CDS encoding response regulator; this translates as MMRPFRTEYTGDILIVDDIPENLQLLFEILREEGHEVRRVLDGQQALQAIAVDPPDLILLDIKMPILDGYEVCTQLKANKETAHIPVIFLSALNDVLDKAKAFSAGGVDYINKPFDIYEVIVRVNNQLKLLDTTRNLKKRNQELEILNKDLEAFNYMVSHDLRRPLTRILGFCELLVDDDMTPDEQGEALEIIGNAGQEMDQMISDLMRLANVSYRDLELEFKTVNLSAIATSITEQLQVQDPDRHVQLEIQPKLTVSGDRRLLKIAFENLLGNAWKYSSVKELAKIEFFQLEDGNFCIRDNGVGFSAKQQDNIFAPFTRLHHQRDFSGTGIGLAIVQRIIESHKGKIWCKGIIDEGASFFFTLNSQQGSSR
- a CDS encoding RluA family pseudouridine synthase, yielding MTTELHTFIEPELEDGVTDWYEGVCPMTKVYARLPRTIHAEWLSRQLMKEFAQDPSHNLKGKMYGVMIVENHVGKKFYLKAFSGFFHGQKNVPGWVPVIDGGDRMLLEEQEILAELQKIRVRFAELEKMPERPLYKKLAAQWQSKIDQFNAQYRHSKKLRQRQREEYQRTLQGEALRQAIRDLNDLSFDESTEKRHLKRQRDKEIGDLKQIVKKADREIEQLRIRRRKLSRNLQKQMHRVYQLKNFAGNAQAIADLVPQTQGLPTGTGDCCAPKLLNYAAKHQLKPLALAEFWWGKNLNDKVGGEFYLACEERCRPIMGFLLSGLDQKSFESLLQTDELPLEIVSEDDTILVINKPAGLATIPGRSSHHYDSVFSRLKRDYPEIYLVHRLDQDTSGLVIFAKTSAAQKHLQEQFSHRQISKLYTAILENPLQQKEGTIELPLWSDPGDRPHQKVDFARGKSCCTHFKKIHKNRVELKPITGRTHQLRVHCAHPKGLNNSILGDRLYSKQPNQKQRLHLHATAIELIHPSTKEWVKMCRNAPF
- a CDS encoding DUF6282 family protein, with the translated sequence MRSRFQSIFVVFLQIFGYVAIAYGLCFGNYAAAATLEGAVEFHVHSAPDVRERLYDDIELVQEAAKAKMQAIVLKNHVTSTADRAILTHKTVPSIEVYGGIVLNEAVGGINPKAVEVMAKLGEGRGKIVWLPTIDAAYHRKTFNTGKGGLRVTRGDRLLSQTKSILEFIAENNLVLGTGDVSPKEVLVVVHGAKQLGVEKILVTHAMATVPGLTLEQMQILADQGAFLEITYSNTLAGKNADEADHDAWENVPFDAMVTAIKTIGAEHFVLSTDLGRSQAPSPIEGYQAFLDQLETAGISETDLQLMSHTNPLNLLS